The genomic window CGTCGATTGCGGCACAACCGCCTTCGAGGCCCTTCAAACCGCTACCCAGGCTGGCCTCGACATGATCGTCGTCGACCACCATGTGGGCGAGGCGGCGCTGCCCGCCGCCCTGGCGGTGATCAATCCCAACCGCCTGGACGAGACCAGCCCCCACGGCCATCTGGCCGCCGTGGGCGTGGCCTTCCTGCTGGCCGTGGGCCTGAACCGCGGACTGAAGGCGGCGGGCTGGTACCAATCGCGCCCCGCCCCCGATCTCATGCGCTGGCTGGATCTGGTGGCATTGGGCACCGTCTGCGACGTGGTGCCCCTGGTGGGCGTCAACCGCGCCCTGGTGGTCCAGGGACTGAAAGTGATGGCCAAGCGAGGCAATGTGGGTCTGGCCGCCCTGGCCGATGTGGCGGGCGTCAAGGAGCGCCCGGATTCCTATACGCTCGGCTATGTGCTGGGGCCACGCGTCAATGCCGGTGGGCGCGTCGGCGAAGCCGAACTGGGCACCCGATTGATGTCCACCGAGGACGCGGCCGAGGCCGCCGAAATCGCCCGGCAGCTGGACGGCTATAACAAGGACCGCCAGGAGATCGAGGCCGTCGTCCTGCTCGACGCCATCGAACAGGTGGAAACCCGCCCCGATGACGGTCGCCCCCTGCTGATGGCGGCGGGCGAGAACTGGCATCCCGGCGTCATCGGCATCGTCGCCGGACGCCTCAAGGAACGCTATGGCCGCGTGGCCTGCGTGGTGGCCCTGGAAGGCGGCCAGGGCAAGGGCTCGGGCCGCTCGGTGCCCGGCCTGGATCTGGGCTCGGCCATCATCGCGGCGCGTCAGGCGGGCTTGCTGCTGGCCGGTGGTGGCCACGCCATGGCCGCAGGCTTCACCGTGGCCCGCGACAAGCTGAATGACCTCTCCGATTTCCTCGCCGAACGCCTCCAGGCCCAGTTGGAGGGCGATCTGGTGCCACTCCTCGAGTTGGACGGCGCCCTCGATGCGGGAGCGGCCGGAATCGAGCTGGTGGAGACGCTGGCGCAGGTAGGCCCCTTCGGTTCGGGCAACCCGGAACCCCGCTTCGCCATCTCGGGCGCCCGCATCGCCAAGGCCGATGTGGTTGGCTCGGGCCATGTCCGCCTGATGCTGACCGGCGCGGGCGGCAAGCGCCTCAAGGCCATCGCCTTCCGCGCCGCGGATTCGGAAATGGGCCACGCCCTTCTGTCCTCGGCTGGCGCCTCGTTCCATCTGGCGGGGACATTGCGGGTCGACACCTGGCAGGGTAATTCCAGCGTCCAGTTGATCATCGACGACGCCGCTTTTGCCCGATGATGCGATTTCGTCGCTTTATGCCTTGATTTCCCCCCCAAGGGCGGTTATCAAATCGCCCTCGCGCCTCGATGTCCCCTTCGTCTAGAGGCCTAGGACACCGCCCTTTCACGGCGGCGACACGGGTTCGAATCCCGTAGGGGACGCCAGCGATTTCAAGCACTTAGCAAGAGCAACAGGGTCAAATAGCCCTTCAGTGTCCAATGCGGGTCCAATATGCCCCCCTGGAAGACGGCGGAATGAGGTGGATTTGCCCGGACAATGAATGCCGAATGGGCAGACATACCGATGCGCGATGGGGCTATCAGCTACCCCGTGTTATGGTCCCACCATGCAACCGCTTCAGCACAATCCGCCAGCCCTGGTACGGGTCATCTTCACGACCATCCGCACCGCCCGCGAGGCTGGCCTAGATCGGCACGGCCAAGAACAGCGAGCGGTAGAAGCTCTCAGGAATGTGCGCCCCGATATCCCCGAGAGAGACGCCATGAACATGGTGTGGCGAGTTCGGCCTGATTGACTGCCCCCCGAGGGGAGGGGACGGCACGCATGGCATAGGTCCGTGGACCGGGGTTTTTGGCGACAACGACCAGATCGCCCGCGCACTGTTAAACTATAGCCGCTAATATGGCGATGACTGCCACGATAAGAGAGAAGCGAGACAGCAGAACTATTAGCTGGGCGAAAATTCCAACTGCACTGACGATGATGGTTTGTGCTGCGTCTATTTTATCGGGCATCCGCCGAGCATAACACAGAGCGAGGTCCGGAGTTAAGCCGCCAGCGCATCTGGGCTGGACGACAACATGAATGTGCTCCAATTCGATTGGCTCACTGCGTCGCATTATGCCACTGCCCCGCCAAATGGCGAAGGTCAGGTAGCGGCTTGTCGTCGTCGAAAACCTCCCTTCCAATAGCAACCAAGGCTAACCACTCTACGACGGTCAGTTCTCGCGCCCCATTCAGCGCGAGCGGATCGTCAACGAGCATGAATGATTTGTCTCTGGCCGCCCCACGACGCGCGGCTTGCTCGCGTGTTTCCCCTGGTTGGCGGTAGACAATAAAACCAACTTCATCGCCCTGAATGGTAGCCTCCAATTTGCTCAGGCGGCGGTCAATGCTACGTGCGGTCATGATTAGGATTCCCTTTCTTCCAGAGCCACCAAGCGGCGTTCAATTTCGTTCGTCTCAATGGTGCGGCGGTATGTCTCAATCACCCCGGCAACCGCCGCCGCCTCGCTGGGGGTGATTTCACCAGACGCCATTGCATCGACCACAACCGCCATTGCTTTGGAGGCATCCTCGGCACCCGCCAGCGACGGCAATTGAACCGAGACGGGTTTGTCTTTGGCCGGTGGTGCCAGCCGTTCCAGGCAAAGCCGCAAGGCGGTCGTGTCGCCCCCTAACGCCAGATCAACGGCCTTTCGGGTCAGGGCATCGGCTTCGCCGTCTAGCAGTTCCAGAACGGCCCTTGTGGCGCGGTTCCGCGTTCCAGGGGACTTGCCCGAAGGGTTGCCCGATTGCCCCGGCAGGAAGGGCTTCCCACGCTGCTTTCGGGCTGCATTTTTAGCGTCGCTCTCACTCATAGCTTTAACTCCCACAGCAGCACTTGGCCGGGCTGCACCGGCTGTCTGTAAATCGTCGTGCGGCTCCCATCAGCAGATCGGAGCGTTACGGCCTGCGCAACGAGTGGACCATGCTGTTCGCGGTTGGAGCCGGGGACGCTCTGACCATTCTCGAAGCCCAGACGATCGACGTGGTGGTCACCGACATGCGCATGCCCGGCATGGATGGGGCGGCCCTGCTTGACCGGGTGAGGATTCTTCAGCCCGAAGCGGCCCGCATCGTGCTGTCGGGATTTTCCGAACGCGAGGCCATTTTCCGCACCGTGGGCCCGGCCCACCAGTACTATGTCAAGCCCTGCCAGCCCCAAATCCTGGTTGAGGCCATCCGCCGCGCGCTCTCCGTCCGCCGTACTCTGCGCAGCCCCGCCTTGCTGGCCCTGGTCTCGGGCGCCACCTCCATCCCGGCCATGCCCAGCGCCATGTCCGCGCTTTTTAGCGAGTTGCAGTCGCCCAACGGGTCGGCGTCCGAGGCGGCGCGGATCATCGCCACCGATGTGGGACTGACGGTCAGTCTTCTCAAATTGACCAATTCCGGATTCTTCTACATCCCCTCCGCCATCACCGACGTGCTGCAGGCGGTGAAGATGCTGGGCTTCGAGATGGTCCGCGCCCTGGCGGTGATGGCCGGGATCTTCGAGGCCTTCCGCTGTGGCGGCGTCGACTGCGACCTGCTGCGGCAATTGGAGCGGCGCAGCCTGCAAATCGGCGCGGTGGCGCGCAAGATCGCCCAAAGCAACGGCCTCGGACAGGCGGCCCTGGACCAGACCCAATGCGCGGGAATGCTGGCCCATGTGGGCTCGCTGCTGCTGTTTTCCAATTGGCCCGGCGTCATGGAGGAATTGCGCCGGGGCCTGGACCGGTCGGGAGGCGGCATCATCGCCGCGGAACGGGCCGCTCTCGGGGCGTCCCACGCCGAATTGGGCGGTGTTCTGCTGGGGTTGTGGGGCTTCACCGATCCGGTGGTCGAGGCCGTGCTGTACCACCATGAACCCAGCCGCTGCGAGTACCATTCCTCGGCGGAGAAATCACCCCTGGTGGCGGTTCATGCCGCCCAGCACCTGATCAAGCCCATCCCCCCCGGCAAGAATCCCATGTCCGCCTGGGCCGAAGGTCTGGACATGGCCTTTCTCGAACGGATCGGCTGTGCGTCTCGCATCAAGGAGTGGGCAGGGATCGCCGAAGCTAGCCGCGAGGAGGACACATGATGCCCGGATTTCCGGAAAAGATCCTGCTGGTCGACGACGAAGCCAATCTGCTGGCGGGCATGCGGCGGCTTCTCGGGCAAAGCTTCAACATCACCACCGCAGAGGGCGGGATAGAGGCCCTGGGACTGGCCCAGAACGAAGGCCCCTTCGCCGTGGTGGTCAGCGATATGCGCATGCCCGGCATGGACGGCATCGAACTGATGCGGAGGTTTCAGGAAGCCTCGCCCGACACCACCCGCATCATGCTGACCGGCAATGCCGATCAGAAGACGGCGGTCGAGGCCATCAATACCGGACAGATCTTCCGCTTCTTCAACAAGCCCTGTTCCATGGCGACCCTGTCGGAAGGGATCATGGCGGGCATCCGGCAATACCGCCTGATCAACGGCGAAAGAGTCCTGCTGGAAGGAACCCTGTCGGGCAGCATCGCCCTGATGGGCGACGTGCTGTCCATGGTGGCGCCGGAGAGTTTTCAACGTTCCTTGCGCCTGCGTGGCTGGTCGTTGCAAGTGGCGGCGGGCATGGGGCTGGACTCCGCCTGGGAACTGGAACTGGCGGCCTCACTGGCCCGTATCGGCGAGATCTCCGTTCCCTTGGAGGTTCTGGCCCGCAGCCGGTCAGGACAGCGCCTCACCCCGGTGGAGGAGGAGATGCTGTCGCGGGTGCCCGAGGCCGGGGCCAATCTCGTGCGCAAGATCCCCCGCATGGCACCCGTGGCCGACGCCATCCTTCATCAGGACAAGTGGTTCAATGGGCAGGGCCTGCCCCATGACGGCAAGGCGGGCCAGGACATTCCCCTCAACGCCCGTGTCTTGCATGTCCTGCTGGCCCTGGATGAAGCCGGTTCGGGCGAACTGAGCCGCAATGCCTTCGCT from Paramagnetospirillum magnetotacticum MS-1 includes these protein-coding regions:
- the recJ gene encoding single-stranded-DNA-specific exonuclease RecJ, whose product is MSHRPPGAQGAAFLGVERSLSGRRWLARPGDERLAVTLAQRLGLPELVGRVLASRGIGLDEAESFLNPTLRDLLPDPGHLKGMDKAVERLVKAVTGAETIGIFGDYDVDGATSSALLKNALADMGAKARVYIPDRIKEGYGPNAPALLRLKAEGVGVVITVDCGTTAFEALQTATQAGLDMIVVDHHVGEAALPAALAVINPNRLDETSPHGHLAAVGVAFLLAVGLNRGLKAAGWYQSRPAPDLMRWLDLVALGTVCDVVPLVGVNRALVVQGLKVMAKRGNVGLAALADVAGVKERPDSYTLGYVLGPRVNAGGRVGEAELGTRLMSTEDAAEAAEIARQLDGYNKDRQEIEAVVLLDAIEQVETRPDDGRPLLMAAGENWHPGVIGIVAGRLKERYGRVACVVALEGGQGKGSGRSVPGLDLGSAIIAARQAGLLLAGGGHAMAAGFTVARDKLNDLSDFLAERLQAQLEGDLVPLLELDGALDAGAAGIELVETLAQVGPFGSGNPEPRFAISGARIAKADVVGSGHVRLMLTGAGGKRLKAIAFRAADSEMGHALLSSAGASFHLAGTLRVDTWQGNSSVQLIIDDAAFAR
- a CDS encoding HDOD domain-containing protein, whose translation is MLFAVGAGDALTILEAQTIDVVVTDMRMPGMDGAALLDRVRILQPEAARIVLSGFSEREAIFRTVGPAHQYYVKPCQPQILVEAIRRALSVRRTLRSPALLALVSGATSIPAMPSAMSALFSELQSPNGSASEAARIIATDVGLTVSLLKLTNSGFFYIPSAITDVLQAVKMLGFEMVRALAVMAGIFEAFRCGGVDCDLLRQLERRSLQIGAVARKIAQSNGLGQAALDQTQCAGMLAHVGSLLLFSNWPGVMEELRRGLDRSGGGIIAAERAALGASHAELGGVLLGLWGFTDPVVEAVLYHHEPSRCEYHSSAEKSPLVAVHAAQHLIKPIPPGKNPMSAWAEGLDMAFLERIGCASRIKEWAGIAEASREEDT
- a CDS encoding DUF5681 domain-containing protein, whose amino-acid sequence is MSESDAKNAARKQRGKPFLPGQSGNPSGKSPGTRNRATRAVLELLDGEADALTRKAVDLALGGDTTALRLCLERLAPPAKDKPVSVQLPSLAGAEDASKAMAVVVDAMASGEITPSEAAAVAGVIETYRRTIETNEIERRLVALEERES
- a CDS encoding HD domain-containing phosphohydrolase; the encoded protein is MMPGFPEKILLVDDEANLLAGMRRLLGQSFNITTAEGGIEALGLAQNEGPFAVVVSDMRMPGMDGIELMRRFQEASPDTTRIMLTGNADQKTAVEAINTGQIFRFFNKPCSMATLSEGIMAGIRQYRLINGERVLLEGTLSGSIALMGDVLSMVAPESFQRSLRLRGWSLQVAAGMGLDSAWELELAASLARIGEISVPLEVLARSRSGQRLTPVEEEMLSRVPEAGANLVRKIPRMAPVADAILHQDKWFNGQGLPHDGKAGQDIPLNARVLHVLLALDEAGSGELSRNAFAALEKMQGRFDPAVLTAAARSLSAMTVDEAAFTRLDVPGSALRPGDHLETSLELDNGKLVLAAGQTITDALFVRLQNLHKMYKFRDPVRIRRAGRL